The Diorhabda carinulata isolate Delta chromosome 4, icDioCari1.1, whole genome shotgun sequence genomic interval tgattattttgattccaTTCTTTAACCCTTTGTAATTTTGGGTTATTCAACTCGTCACAAATTAGTCTTAAAGCCGTTACATTTAATACATCTTGAATGGCAATAATCGAAAACCTacaaataaatagtaataatgtTTTACGcaatttgtgaaatttcaattataattaccCGTTTTCTAAAATAATCCTACAAACAACTTCCTTAACACCCAAATTCCCAACTTTCTCATAAGAGAATTCGTGTAAATTCCAAGAAGCTACTCTCACAGCTGGTTCACCGTTtctggaaaaattgaaaatttccttcACCACAGGCCTAGGAGAATAAGCtgaaagtagttcaaatatatCAATAGCTCTAGAATTACTAAGACCGTTCCTTATTGGTAACTTTTGGGGCATGCCATCAGTTCTGAAGCTCCTCTGATTCGGCATAGTATACCCATTAGTGAGAATACTGGGCCTGCTTTCTTCCAATTCAGAAATGTCATCGTCATCATTTTGCGTTGTCAAATATCTACCAATACTAGCTAATCGTATATTATCTATACATTTAACCTTTATCATATCCTCTATCTGAAGACacaaaaaactttaataacCTACTATCTCTAAAAGTAGTAACATACCTGTCTAAATTTTCCTTTCTTAGTTCTATGATGTACTATGGCTGCTGCGATCTCCTGTGTCACTCCATTTATAGTTTGCAATTCAAAAACACTAGCTTTGTTCACGTTAACTAGCTTATTAGATCTCACAGTTAACCTCGATTCGTAACTTTTCAAGCTATCATAACTCTGGGCTCTCGATGAGGTATAGCTCAAACTTCTCCTTGATGAAACACAAATTTCgggttttaatttttgtaacctATCAGCACCAATACCTCTCACTACTGCTAGATCTTCTATTTTACGAAATCTTCCTATCGCTTTCCGATGTTCCACTATACTTCTAGCTATTTCCCTGTTTACTCCATCTAATGTCATCAGTTCTTCTTCACTGGCTATGTTAATGTTCAATCTATCTATTCTATCATCGTTTTCGCTCAAACTAAAGGTGTGACTCAAAGATTTTGGTTTAGAAtgagtttttttcataaaagaaCGTAAAGATCTCCGTCTACCTTTCGGTAAGCTAGAATTTTGACCCATTTTTACAGCATTTTGTACCATTAGCACACCAACGTTGATATCGAcgattaatttattataattcaatcAGTTACGTACAAATATTACCTCATTGTCAgtggtttgataaaaaaattaaaatattcaaagtgcaaggtacaaaaattgatattaatgaCATCTATTTACCTATTATGGCATGATAAATGATTTACACCTTTGACCTTATAAACTACAATTAAACCCTTCTATTGTCTATAAATAGAATCTTTCTAACACGTAACAATAAAGGTAAATTTAGATATTTcgtatacaattattttattttaaataaatatcataggCATAGTATCTTAATTGCTAGACATACTTTagatgtcaatgtcaaaatcatatgtttttatttcttcttctttattacaAAGTATTTGATCTACTATCAAATTTATAGAACTTACAATAAAATGATTCGAATAAATCACTTGTGgatatcaaatttttagttctatggaaaataaccatttttagataaaaattctTAACTACACATTATATATAggttataatttgtaattgaaatacGTCTCGGTcaaatgtgaatattatttaaaaattatcgtGAATATGGTGGTGAGATAAATAATaactatataaacaaatattcttattatatgacattttagaatataatattaGCTGGATTAGGACTGGCAGCTGTAGGATTTGCTGGTAAATACGCATTAAGGCAAATACCAAATGCCGCTAAAACTTTTAACGAAGCAATGAAGAATCTCCCGAAATTTGATTCGACTACAGTGGcaaattctaaatattataaagGAGGGTTCgatcaaaaaatgaataggAGAGAAGCAGCATTGATAttaggtaaattttccatttatttttgtctaatagccagttaaattatttcttaaaatggAAAGTGgttattgtagaaaaaaaaacgaattttattaaTGCTTGTTAAAAGTGTCTTCAACCAcattaaagtttaattttttcagctTTAGATTGATAATTATCGAAAAGATtgtgtttgtatttttttttcatattttgtcataattctattcaaaattaagaaacaatgtttatattataaagAGTGTGTatatgttcttcttcttttcaacGTAATTTAGCCTTTGTGTATACGATTATGTAGTTATGGAATATTCTGTGGCCTCTTAATGGCTAGAGAGTTGTGGATCTTGATTTGAAAGGCATTTTCTACTTGTAGGAATTTCACCGAGTGCGAATAAGGCAAAAATTAAAGAAGCCTTTAAAAGAGTGATGGCTGTTAATCATCCGGATAGAGGTGGATCTCCATATATTGCGTCGAAAATAAACGAGGCGAaggattttttagaaaaacattCTAGGAATTGAAATAGTTTAATGAattgtacatatatatataaaaaaaagtcttAACAATAAATTACGTGATATAGACTAGAGTAGTGTGcgtgaaatatttgaaaaaattcaattctttatttgtttaatCCTATATTTTGTTCTT includes:
- the LOC130892150 gene encoding mitochondrial import inner membrane translocase subunit TIM14 isoform X2; this encodes MNIILAGLGLAAVGFAGKYALRQIPNAAKTFNEAMKNLPKFDSTTVANSKYYKGGFDQKMNRREAALILGISPSANKAKIKEAFKRVMAVNHPDRGGSPYIASKINEAKDFLEKHSRN
- the LOC130892150 gene encoding mitochondrial import inner membrane translocase subunit TIM14 isoform X1, translating into MVNIILAGLGLAAVGFAGKYALRQIPNAAKTFNEAMKNLPKFDSTTVANSKYYKGGFDQKMNRREAALILGISPSANKAKIKEAFKRVMAVNHPDRGGSPYIASKINEAKDFLEKHSRN
- the LOC130892148 gene encoding endonuclease/exonuclease/phosphatase family domain-containing protein 1-like, with the protein product MVQNAVKMGQNSSLPKGRRRSLRSFMKKTHSKPKSLSHTFSLSENDDRIDRLNINIASEEELMTLDGVNREIARSIVEHRKAIGRFRKIEDLAVVRGIGADRLQKLKPEICVSSRRSLSYTSSRAQSYDSLKSYESRLTVRSNKLVNVNKASVFELQTINGVTQEIAAAIVHHRTKKGKFRQIEDMIKVKCIDNIRLASIGRYLTTQNDDDDISELEESRPSILTNGYTMPNQRSFRTDGMPQKLPIRNGLSNSRAIDIFELLSAYSPRPVVKEIFNFSRNGEPAVRVASWNLHEFSYEKVGNLGVKEVVCRIILENGFSIIAIQDVLNVTALRLICDELNNPKLQRVKEWNQNNHHNWNFCMLDIHDSKLGFIYDSDGGVPIDLLSLNEGPSDTKTECEALVASFRVGNINLQLVNLMLHKSTNIDFLDQKFKELTSESDLLLVFIDFTGIRTMTDDYCTIGNLKAAFSTNTNTTFVNPIPGSNAHTANILYNSKMGKQLTGMTSVIKQGLIHLAIPNGWSWGGPASPYCPLYAELYTNSTSDIVL